From the Desulfovibrio sp. JC010 genome, one window contains:
- a CDS encoding RHS repeat-associated core domain-containing protein, protein MTSFKPRTPSTGTGANLFDEFERDDVDYSPEDAVRVTPFAVPGVSEPFSVLATKRDENGRIVERALEYENFTQHFRYEYDAGGRLHKVWSGESLIEEYLYGKSGERYFGVTSWLPNRSFRYGPGLRLEKAGKVKYSYDSEGRLTAKQFGPEVTRYSYHESGQLQQVKLPDGRRISYEIDDEGKRISKFINTQKVETYHWHDFTTLAAVADHFGNTREFAYDEDGDPIAMRFNENVYYFAADQVGTICIVANDAGNEVKRIIRDSFGNKIVDTNKQMEIALGFAGGLYDKDTGLVHFGFREYDPTIGRFIQPDPLGLAGGDVDVYGYCADDPVNFVDRVGLFSRGSFGDFGEGTGGAGSRRGSSSDNSGGGAIGGLTGRGKGALSGLVDSVSGESNNNSGKTSGSGNSTGAINGLLGKGKGILSGKLGGEGNESNNNGPSGSSNSTGSISGLLGLGGDVLSGLVGSKRGGNKTQSVKSDLQQTRQAEDKARADQQAQEEQLAEAKAQKEKAEAEEVKEAKKAEEEAEKEQQAAARKTAATPSPLKKAEDELQQAKKSGMLATKKSVARNVPAAPKGVSVDENMAKAKAFGKKADLLPSVYSRLAKYGYLAHQFGPGREQDYKTRGREYEHFGNYNFGAAAKALGISELEAKAGAGAVQVFTGTAKASWWGDFFDDPVDQQNIANGYRHGKK, encoded by the coding sequence ATGACATCGTTTAAACCCAGAACACCAAGCACCGGAACAGGCGCAAACCTGTTTGATGAATTTGAACGCGATGACGTGGACTACAGCCCCGAAGACGCCGTCCGGGTAACCCCATTCGCAGTGCCGGGAGTGTCAGAGCCGTTTTCCGTGCTGGCAACCAAGCGTGATGAAAACGGGCGCATTGTCGAGCGGGCATTGGAATATGAGAATTTCACCCAGCATTTTCGCTATGAATACGATGCAGGCGGCAGGCTGCATAAGGTTTGGAGCGGCGAAAGCCTGATCGAAGAATATCTCTACGGAAAATCCGGGGAGCGATATTTCGGGGTGACTTCATGGCTTCCGAACCGTTCTTTTCGTTACGGTCCGGGTTTGCGTCTGGAGAAAGCCGGGAAGGTGAAATATTCCTATGACAGCGAGGGCCGCTTGACCGCAAAGCAGTTCGGGCCGGAGGTAACCCGCTACAGCTATCATGAATCCGGCCAGCTGCAGCAGGTTAAACTACCGGATGGCAGACGGATCAGCTACGAAATTGATGACGAAGGCAAACGGATATCTAAATTCATCAACACCCAAAAAGTGGAAACCTACCATTGGCACGATTTCACCACCCTAGCCGCAGTGGCGGACCATTTCGGCAATACCCGTGAATTCGCCTACGATGAAGACGGCGATCCCATTGCCATGCGTTTCAATGAAAATGTGTATTACTTCGCCGCAGATCAGGTGGGGACTATTTGCATAGTTGCTAATGACGCCGGAAATGAGGTAAAGCGGATTATCCGGGATTCGTTTGGAAATAAAATTGTCGATACCAATAAGCAAATGGAAATCGCGCTGGGTTTCGCCGGAGGTCTATACGACAAGGACACCGGGCTGGTCCATTTCGGATTCCGTGAATACGATCCCACCATCGGCAGGTTCATCCAGCCTGATCCGCTGGGGCTGGCTGGCGGGGACGTGGATGTTTACGGTTACTGTGCTGATGATCCGGTTAATTTTGTGGATCGTGTCGGGTTGTTTTCACGCGGAAGCTTTGGCGACTTCGGCGAAGGAACCGGCGGGGCAGGCAGCAGGAGAGGCTCAAGTTCCGATAATTCCGGTGGAGGAGCAATCGGCGGTCTTACCGGACGAGGCAAAGGTGCTCTTTCCGGATTAGTCGACAGCGTGAGCGGCGAATCCAATAACAATAGCGGCAAAACATCCGGTTCAGGCAATTCGACCGGAGCAATCAACGGTCTTCTTGGGAAAGGCAAAGGAATTCTTTCCGGAAAACTCGGCGGCGAGGGAAACGAATCCAATAACAATGGGCCCTCCGGTTCCAGTAATTCGACAGGTTCAATCAGTGGTCTTTTGGGTTTAGGCGGTGATGTTCTTTCCGGATTAGTCGGGAGTAAGAGAGGCGGAAACAAGACTCAGTCCGTCAAATCGGACCTGCAACAGACCAGACAAGCAGAAGATAAAGCCAGAGCTGACCAGCAAGCACAGGAAGAACAGCTTGCTGAGGCAAAGGCGCAAAAAGAAAAAGCGGAAGCCGAAGAGGTAAAGGAAGCGAAAAAGGCTGAAGAGGAAGCTGAGAAAGAGCAGCAAGCCGCTGCCCGGAAAACAGCGGCTACGCCCAGTCCGCTGAAAAAAGCTGAAGATGAATTACAGCAAGCTAAGAAGAGTGGGATGCTGGCTACGAAAAAAAGTGTAGCCAGAAATGTTCCTGCTGCTCCTAAAGGAGTTAGCGTCGATGAAAACATGGCAAAAGCAAAAGCTTTTGGTAAAAAAGCCGACCTATTGCCTTCAGTATACAGTAGGTTAGCAAAATATGGATATCTTGCCCATCAATTCGGCCCGGGTAGGGAACAGGACTATAAAACGAGAGGGCGAGAGTATGAGCATTTCGGCAACTACAACTTTGGAGCAGCTGCCAAGGCTTTGGGTATTTCAGAGTTAGAGGCGAAAGCTGGTGCCGGGGCTGTGCAGGTATTTACTGGAACAGCAAAAGCTAGCTGGTGGGGTGATTTTTTTGATGATCCTGTTGATCAGCAAAATATAGCAAATGGTTATCGCCACGGAAAAAAATAA
- a CDS encoding transglutaminase domain-containing protein, whose protein sequence is MTKLLKTTSSLLICLHLIFTAQWATAQESGFYSEELISTEQNSFYDIYDFILPALISAVTIKPTATDAQKIDRVADYVNFYSTPGFNKRMSGLGTNDGWRFGAAVMLYSGNILCSEQSALAVTILDYYFPLIRFRNVKSHTYHELFHGGRWLIVDPYTNMHLHDSKGRIASEKDIQDWLAGDNSALAAWDKNTIKTLKYLDLFKADFSETFGETYKMDNYSYDDFVGMNLDEFLRKTEVDKEYLKTRRSLLYLLYIRNNFHQYIIASDSPAQAAYDIQDYLFSKIREDRAKGITRKGINYDQLFARGYQLLGDYDRAITEYKKLAPSAETALFMAQCYFKQNRTEKFNSLRKKLRDNIFYRHMYLQLNHKELLDGDIKLFRKKLFL, encoded by the coding sequence ATGACTAAACTCCTGAAAACAACAAGCTCACTTCTTATCTGCCTGCACCTGATCTTCACTGCGCAATGGGCCACAGCGCAGGAGAGCGGCTTCTATTCAGAAGAACTGATATCAACAGAGCAGAACTCATTTTATGATATCTACGACTTCATCCTTCCTGCGCTCATTTCAGCGGTAACCATCAAACCGACCGCCACCGACGCGCAAAAGATTGACCGTGTTGCAGACTACGTAAATTTTTACTCAACTCCGGGCTTTAATAAACGCATGAGCGGCCTCGGTACTAACGACGGATGGCGGTTCGGAGCCGCAGTAATGCTCTACAGCGGCAATATTCTTTGCTCCGAGCAGTCGGCCCTTGCGGTAACTATTCTGGATTATTACTTCCCGCTTATCAGATTCAGGAACGTAAAGAGCCATACCTACCATGAACTTTTTCATGGAGGCAGATGGCTTATTGTGGACCCGTACACAAATATGCATTTGCACGACAGCAAGGGCAGGATAGCATCCGAGAAAGACATTCAGGACTGGCTGGCAGGAGACAACAGCGCACTGGCTGCGTGGGACAAAAACACCATCAAAACCTTAAAGTATCTGGATTTATTCAAAGCAGATTTCAGCGAGACTTTCGGTGAGACCTATAAAATGGACAATTACAGCTATGATGATTTTGTCGGCATGAATCTGGATGAATTTCTCCGCAAGACTGAAGTAGATAAAGAATACCTGAAAACAAGAAGAAGCCTGCTCTACCTGCTGTACATAAGGAATAATTTCCACCAATACATCATCGCAAGCGACAGTCCGGCACAGGCCGCATACGATATTCAGGACTACCTTTTCTCCAAAATCAGAGAAGACCGCGCAAAGGGGATTACCCGGAAAGGCATAAATTACGACCAGCTTTTCGCCCGTGGCTACCAGCTTCTGGGGGACTATGATCGTGCCATAACGGAATACAAAAAACTTGCCCCTTCAGCTGAGACAGCACTGTTTATGGCCCAGTGCTACTTCAAACAAAACCGCACGGAAAAATTCAACAGCCTGCGGAAAAAACTCAGGGACAATATTTTCTATCGTCACATGTACCTGCAACTGAACCATAAGGAGTTGCTGGACGGCGATATAAAATTGTTCAGAAAAAAACTGTTTTTATAG
- a CDS encoding septal ring lytic transglycosylase RlpA family protein has translation MIKRFFLVQLLLLMVAVPSFAQDESRNKTHDSVSAAATIVIPADYKEQGMASWYGEKFQGKLTASGEPYDMEKMTAAHNYLPLGVKVNVTNLGNKKKVAVIINDRGPFVPDRIIDLSRAAARKLGFIDAGKAKVLIEPYRPEPEPQPVAAPAPVVVNKKLYGAFYIQAGAYKVKANADRLIERLNKAGFHNTRTVRVVTDSAQIFKVQLGMYKSLDKARKAHLSLGKGFPGTFILADVIQE, from the coding sequence ATGATCAAAAGGTTTTTTTTAGTGCAGCTTTTGCTGCTGATGGTTGCGGTCCCCTCGTTCGCTCAGGATGAATCCCGGAACAAAACGCACGACAGTGTTTCCGCTGCTGCCACAATTGTTATTCCCGCAGACTATAAAGAGCAGGGCATGGCTTCGTGGTACGGGGAAAAATTTCAGGGCAAGCTCACTGCCAGCGGTGAACCCTATGACATGGAGAAAATGACCGCCGCCCACAATTACCTGCCTCTGGGCGTGAAGGTGAATGTTACCAACCTCGGAAACAAAAAGAAGGTTGCTGTAATCATCAATGACCGCGGTCCCTTTGTACCGGATCGTATCATCGACCTTTCCCGCGCCGCCGCCCGGAAGCTGGGCTTCATTGATGCCGGAAAGGCCAAGGTACTCATCGAGCCCTACCGCCCGGAACCTGAACCGCAGCCCGTAGCCGCTCCGGCTCCCGTTGTAGTGAATAAAAAACTCTACGGCGCATTTTACATTCAGGCCGGGGCTTACAAGGTCAAGGCCAATGCCGACCGCCTTATCGAAAGACTTAACAAGGCCGGATTCCACAACACCCGCACCGTGCGTGTTGTCACCGACAGTGCCCAGATTTTCAAGGTCCAGCTGGGGATGTACAAATCTCTGGATAAGGCCCGCAAAGCGCATCTTTCCCTTGGAAAAGGTTTTCCGGGAACTTTTATTCTGGCGGATGTTATTCAGGAATAG
- the rlmD gene encoding 23S rRNA (uracil(1939)-C(5))-methyltransferase RlmD → MSNETKPVRKGDIVETEIESLAFGGRGIGRYEGLTLFVENVVPGQTVRCEITKAKKRFAEARRTEIISHVEAEQTPACEYFGTCGGCLHQDIKYSAQTFWKGRQVCETLERIGKIPADTPGMGDEALPSPLEYGYRNKMEFSFHGIGDSLKLGFKRRGSETEVINISSCPLLPEACKNIPELAREYCAKTGIGTYRHNRGGYWRKLVVRFSHHSGEMMVHLLTEPAKSHHTIKGLGKLLSENIPQLKSFVHSTRKGRADLATGERQIFLTGQEHITETLTRADGREVNYQISPNAFFQTNSKGAEMLYRKSVELAAPGPDDVVWDLFCGSGGIGMFMAKDVGRMIGIEVSEESVESAKENAKLNGLKNTEYIVGNLASEKGLPDDLPRPDMVIVDPPRSGVPESSLQKLIKLGTPKILYISCNPSTLARDVAKMEGKYKLERFAAVDMFPHTAHVETVALLTQTGC, encoded by the coding sequence ATGAGTAATGAAACCAAGCCTGTCCGCAAGGGCGATATAGTTGAAACCGAGATCGAATCCCTGGCCTTCGGCGGCAGGGGCATCGGCCGCTATGAAGGGCTGACCCTTTTTGTGGAAAATGTAGTTCCCGGACAGACGGTTCGCTGTGAAATTACCAAGGCCAAAAAAAGGTTCGCCGAGGCCAGACGCACTGAAATCATCAGTCATGTTGAAGCTGAACAGACTCCGGCCTGCGAATACTTCGGAACCTGCGGCGGATGCCTGCATCAGGACATTAAATACAGTGCCCAGACTTTCTGGAAAGGACGTCAGGTCTGCGAGACCCTTGAGCGCATCGGCAAAATTCCTGCCGACACTCCGGGCATGGGCGATGAAGCCCTGCCATCGCCGCTGGAATACGGTTACCGCAACAAAATGGAATTTTCCTTCCACGGCATCGGCGATTCCCTGAAGCTGGGCTTCAAACGACGCGGAAGTGAGACCGAAGTCATTAATATTTCCAGCTGTCCGCTGCTGCCGGAAGCGTGTAAAAATATCCCGGAACTGGCCCGCGAGTACTGCGCCAAGACCGGGATCGGCACCTACCGTCACAACCGGGGCGGCTACTGGCGCAAGCTGGTGGTCCGTTTCTCCCACCACAGCGGTGAGATGATGGTCCACCTGCTCACCGAGCCGGCCAAATCCCACCACACCATCAAGGGGCTGGGCAAGCTGCTCTCAGAGAATATCCCGCAGCTGAAAAGTTTTGTGCATTCCACCCGCAAAGGCCGCGCCGACCTCGCCACCGGGGAACGGCAGATCTTCCTGACCGGGCAGGAGCATATCACTGAAACCCTGACCCGTGCAGACGGACGCGAAGTCAATTACCAGATCAGCCCCAATGCATTTTTCCAGACCAACTCCAAAGGTGCGGAAATGCTCTACCGCAAAAGCGTAGAGCTGGCCGCTCCCGGACCGGATGACGTTGTCTGGGACCTTTTCTGCGGATCAGGTGGCATCGGCATGTTCATGGCCAAGGATGTGGGCCGGATGATCGGTATTGAAGTTTCCGAAGAATCTGTTGAGTCGGCAAAAGAAAATGCGAAACTCAACGGACTAAAAAACACAGAATACATCGTGGGTAACCTTGCATCCGAAAAAGGACTGCCCGATGATCTGCCCCGCCCGGATATGGTCATTGTGGACCCGCCGCGCTCAGGGGTTCCCGAATCGTCCCTGCAAAAACTTATTAAGCTCGGCACGCCGAAAATCCTCTACATATCCTGCAATCCCTCCACCCTTGCCCGCGATGTGGCAAAAATGGAAGGGAAATACAAGCTGGAGAGGTTTGCAGCGGTGGATATGTTCCCGCATACGGCGCATGTGGAAACCGTTGCACTGTTGACCCAAACGGGCTGTTGA